One part of the Streptomyces sp. NBC_00286 genome encodes these proteins:
- a CDS encoding MogA/MoaB family molybdenum cofactor biosynthesis protein encodes MTYRAMVLTASNRAAAGVYEDKGGPLIAKDLGSMGFTVEGLHVVPDGDPVEAALRGGVDAGYDVIVTTGGTGISPTDRTPEATRRVLDYEVPGIAEAIRAFGREKVPTSALSRGLAGVARRTLIVNLPGSTGGVKDGLAVLRPLLIHAVDQLRGGDHPRPSGSGGAS; translated from the coding sequence ATGACGTATCGCGCCATGGTCCTCACGGCGTCCAACCGTGCCGCCGCAGGCGTTTACGAGGACAAGGGCGGCCCGCTGATCGCCAAGGACCTCGGCAGCATGGGGTTCACCGTCGAAGGGCTGCACGTCGTCCCCGACGGAGACCCCGTGGAGGCCGCCCTGCGCGGGGGCGTCGACGCCGGATACGACGTCATCGTGACCACCGGGGGCACCGGCATCTCGCCCACCGACCGCACCCCCGAAGCGACCAGGCGCGTCCTCGACTACGAGGTGCCGGGCATCGCGGAGGCCATCAGAGCGTTCGGAAGGGAGAAGGTGCCGACGTCGGCGCTGTCCCGGGGGCTGGCCGGAGTCGCCAGGCGGACGCTGATCGTGAACCTGCCGGGTTCCACCGGCGGGGTCAAGGACGGACTCGCCGTTCTGCGGCCCCTGTTGATCCACGCCGTGGACCAGCTCCGCGGTGGCGATCACCCCAGACCCAGCGGCAGTGGGGGTGCGAGCTGA
- the sepX gene encoding divisome protein SepX/GlpR: MSSSGLIYAVIVGAWAAYLVPMWLRRQDELNEARPTERFSTAIRLLSGRAGMERRYAKDLQARSTEEGEHDAEPDVHTASVDARAFAMPQTRREARGKVADVRDDARGVRGERRPEAEGGPSPSAAASGKRAADSTSRPGAAGVSKPGAKSAAQSGRSAGAGRSAGAGPVPQQGAKPGGKRSANSSASPTQSSSSTSSSSSARSRRAAAAEAAARARRSKVLARRRRTTTVLFVAFTLGAIVAAVGGLAFLWAPGVPAILLSVYIAYLRSQERRRFTYTMDRRRAEAAAQRLRERQPRRRPPAEPSAADDPEDGPEPTSDPGLSALAADRRALVEQTDHAEWVDQQRERRRGPSGGDSWDPVPVPLPTYVTAPVAPRATAGVDLGAPDAWSSARSSAAERPAAQAQASQAQAAGAAPTQEDDPSDPDADSDGAADARRAASARRARERGRTPLFDQYEDGDRPRAANE; the protein is encoded by the coding sequence GTGAGCAGCAGCGGCCTCATCTACGCAGTCATTGTCGGGGCCTGGGCCGCCTACTTGGTGCCCATGTGGCTCCGTAGGCAGGACGAGCTGAATGAGGCCCGTCCGACGGAACGCTTCAGCACCGCCATCCGGCTGCTGTCCGGACGCGCGGGGATGGAACGCCGATACGCCAAGGACCTGCAGGCGCGCTCCACCGAAGAGGGGGAGCACGACGCCGAACCGGACGTCCACACCGCCTCCGTGGACGCCCGGGCCTTCGCCATGCCCCAGACCCGGCGCGAGGCGCGCGGCAAGGTCGCGGACGTACGGGACGATGCGCGGGGCGTACGCGGTGAGCGGCGGCCCGAGGCGGAGGGCGGGCCCTCGCCTTCGGCTGCCGCTTCCGGGAAGCGGGCGGCTGACTCGACGTCCAGGCCCGGGGCGGCGGGTGTATCGAAGCCCGGTGCCAAGTCGGCGGCGCAGTCGGGCCGTTCGGCTGGGGCGGGCCGTTCGGCTGGGGCCGGACCGGTGCCTCAGCAAGGGGCGAAGCCGGGAGGGAAGCGGAGCGCCAATTCGTCAGCGTCCCCGACACAGTCCTCGTCCTCGACCTCGTCCTCCTCCTCGGCTCGTTCGCGCCGGGCTGCCGCGGCGGAGGCAGCAGCGCGCGCCCGGCGCTCGAAGGTGCTCGCGCGCCGGCGGCGGACGACGACGGTTCTCTTCGTCGCCTTCACGCTCGGTGCGATCGTGGCGGCTGTCGGAGGGCTCGCGTTTCTGTGGGCGCCCGGGGTGCCGGCGATACTGCTGAGCGTCTACATCGCGTATCTGCGCTCCCAGGAGCGGCGGCGGTTCACATACACGATGGACCGCAGGCGCGCCGAGGCCGCGGCGCAGCGGCTGCGGGAACGCCAGCCGAGGCGGCGACCGCCCGCCGAGCCGTCCGCCGCGGACGACCCGGAGGACGGACCGGAGCCGACCAGTGACCCCGGCCTTTCCGCACTGGCCGCCGACCGCCGTGCCCTCGTCGAGCAGACCGACCACGCGGAGTGGGTCGACCAGCAGCGCGAACGCAGACGCGGTCCGTCCGGCGGCGACAGCTGGGACCCCGTCCCCGTACCGCTGCCGACGTACGTGACGGCCCCCGTCGCCCCGCGCGCCACGGCTGGCGTCGACCTGGGCGCACCCGACGCGTGGAGTTCGGCACGTTCCAGCGCGGCCGAGCGCCCCGCGGCCCAGGCGCAGGCGTCCCAGGCGCAGGCGGCCGGGGCGGCTCCGACGCAGGAGGACGACCCGTCCGACCCCGACGCGGACTCGGACGGCGCCGCGGACGCCCGCCGCGCCGCCTCGGCCCGCCGGGCCCGCGAACGGGGCCGTACTCCGCTCTTCGACCAGTACGAGGACGGCGACCGGCCACGCGCCGCCAACGAGTGA
- a CDS encoding GNAT family N-acetyltransferase: MELVDGDVVLRPIKMRDHRAWRDVNRRNRDWLRPWEATIPPPTPTGPIAHRPTYRQMVRHLRAEANAGRMLPFVIEYQGRLVGQLTVAGITWGSMCSGHIGYWVDEAVAGRGVMPTAVALAVDHCFRTVGLHRIEVCIRPENGPSRRVVEKLGFREEGLRPRYLHIDGAWRDHLVFALTAEEVPEGLLSRWQRTRSRNTSENSPRDTPRNTA, translated from the coding sequence ATCGAGCTGGTGGACGGAGACGTCGTCCTCCGGCCCATAAAGATGCGCGACCACCGAGCCTGGCGCGACGTCAACCGGCGCAACCGGGACTGGCTGCGTCCCTGGGAAGCCACCATTCCGCCGCCCACTCCCACTGGGCCGATAGCCCACCGGCCGACCTACCGCCAGATGGTCCGGCATCTGCGCGCCGAGGCCAACGCGGGCCGGATGCTGCCGTTCGTCATCGAGTATCAGGGGCGGCTCGTCGGGCAGTTGACCGTCGCCGGAATCACCTGGGGTTCGATGTGCTCGGGCCATATCGGCTACTGGGTGGACGAGGCCGTCGCCGGACGCGGAGTGATGCCGACAGCCGTCGCTCTCGCGGTCGACCACTGCTTCCGAACCGTCGGACTGCACCGCATCGAAGTCTGCATTCGCCCCGAGAACGGCCCCAGCCGCCGGGTCGTGGAGAAACTCGGATTCCGCGAGGAAGGACTTCGTCCACGTTATCTTCACATCGACGGAGCCTGGCGCGACCACCTCGTCTTCGCACTCACCGCAGAAGAGGTCCCCGAGGGCCTGCTCAGCCGCTGGCAGCGGACACGCTCCCGGAACACGTCCGAAAACTCACCGCGGGACACCCCACGGAACACGGCCTGA
- a CDS encoding class I SAM-dependent methyltransferase: protein MLDDSQEGHHTMAVQRESDELDEAKVEAFMEKALGDISGTMAMGLCHLGDRLGLFKDLAANSPAGSEELADRLDLNERYVREWLRGMTAAGYLEEPEPGRFALPAEHAPALADESGPMFLGGVYQMLPAAMAPYERLTAAFRSGGGVGQSDYPDILWDGMSRFTGSWFESVMVDDWLSTFPHVIERLERGVEVADVGCGAGRALIVLAKAFPRSRFVGFDNFPGQVERARANAEQAGVADRVTFETVDAAQGLPGRYDLVTTFDVIHDAADPKRLLAAIRAAVRDDGDYLMLEINCQDRPQDNVGPVASMFYGFSVFYCMTTSLANGGAALGTCGMPEAVVRSLCTEVGFSSVARSTAEDPFNVLYDIRP, encoded by the coding sequence GTGCTCGACGACAGCCAGGAGGGACACCACACCATGGCCGTGCAGCGCGAATCGGATGAATTGGACGAAGCGAAGGTCGAAGCCTTCATGGAGAAGGCGCTCGGGGACATCAGCGGGACGATGGCCATGGGTCTGTGCCATCTGGGCGACCGGCTGGGCCTGTTCAAGGACCTCGCCGCCAACAGCCCGGCCGGCAGCGAGGAGCTCGCGGACCGGCTGGACCTGAATGAGCGTTACGTACGGGAGTGGCTGCGGGGCATGACTGCCGCGGGCTATCTGGAGGAGCCGGAGCCCGGCCGCTTCGCCCTCCCCGCCGAGCATGCGCCTGCCCTGGCCGACGAATCCGGGCCCATGTTTCTCGGCGGCGTCTACCAGATGCTGCCCGCCGCCATGGCACCGTACGAACGGTTGACTGCCGCGTTCCGGAGCGGCGGAGGCGTAGGGCAGAGCGACTACCCGGACATCCTGTGGGACGGCATGAGCCGCTTCACGGGGAGCTGGTTCGAGAGCGTCATGGTCGACGACTGGCTGAGCACCTTTCCGCACGTCATCGAGCGGCTGGAGCGGGGCGTCGAGGTCGCGGACGTGGGATGTGGCGCGGGCCGTGCGCTGATCGTGTTGGCCAAGGCGTTTCCGCGCTCGCGTTTCGTGGGGTTCGACAACTTCCCGGGCCAAGTCGAGCGCGCCCGCGCGAACGCGGAGCAGGCCGGTGTCGCCGACCGCGTGACCTTCGAGACGGTCGACGCCGCCCAGGGACTTCCTGGCCGCTACGACCTCGTCACCACCTTCGACGTGATCCACGACGCGGCGGACCCGAAGCGGCTTCTCGCCGCGATCAGGGCGGCGGTCAGGGACGACGGCGACTACCTGATGCTCGAAATCAACTGCCAGGACCGCCCCCAGGACAACGTCGGCCCCGTGGCATCGATGTTCTACGGCTTCAGCGTCTTCTACTGCATGACGACCTCGCTCGCGAACGGCGGAGCCGCCCTCGGAACGTGTGGAATGCCCGAGGCGGTCGTACGCAGCCTGTGCACGGAGGTGGGCTTCAGCAGCGTGGCCCGGTCCACGGCGGAGGACCCTTTCAACGTCCTCTACGACATCAGGCCGTAA
- a CDS encoding response regulator transcription factor: MSADRALRVVLAEDSVLLRDGLIGLLTRYGHEVVAAVGDAEALVAAVGEHGPDIVVTDVRMPPGFQDEGLHAAVRLRETRPTLPVLVLSQYVQRRYAADLLDSGDGTGVGYLLKDRVGQVEEFVDALLEVADGGTVVDPEVVRQLLRRRRDPLERLTPREREVLALIAEGRSNGAIARELVVSEAAVGKHISGILTKLDLPPADETHRRVLAVLAFLRA; this comes from the coding sequence TTGTCAGCTGACCGAGCCCTGCGTGTAGTCCTGGCCGAGGACAGCGTGCTGCTCAGGGACGGGCTCATCGGCCTGCTCACCCGCTACGGGCACGAGGTGGTCGCGGCCGTCGGCGACGCCGAGGCGTTGGTCGCCGCGGTCGGCGAGCACGGGCCGGACATCGTGGTGACGGACGTCCGGATGCCTCCCGGTTTCCAGGACGAGGGCCTGCACGCGGCCGTACGACTGCGCGAGACGCGACCCACGCTGCCCGTTCTCGTCCTCAGTCAGTACGTCCAGCGCAGATACGCCGCCGACCTGCTCGACTCCGGCGACGGAACGGGCGTCGGCTACCTGCTCAAGGACCGGGTCGGGCAGGTGGAGGAGTTCGTGGACGCGCTGCTCGAGGTCGCCGACGGCGGCACGGTCGTCGACCCCGAGGTCGTACGCCAACTGCTGCGCCGCCGCCGCGATCCGCTGGAACGGCTCACCCCGCGCGAACGCGAGGTTCTGGCGCTGATCGCCGAGGGCCGGTCGAACGGCGCGATCGCTCGCGAACTGGTGGTGTCCGAGGCCGCCGTCGGCAAGCACATCAGCGGCATCCTCACGAAGTTGGACCTGCCTCCGGCCGACGAGACCCACCGCAGAGTGCTGGCCGTACTGGCCTTCCTGCGCGCCTGA
- a CDS encoding ABC transporter permease has translation MLRIALRTLRTRWTAFVGSFVALSLGVALIAVMGLALASSLDAPERRPERFAAAPVVVQGTDTLRVPTANGDETRQLAHPRAVPDEVVARLKGLGTVVEDRSFPVVRARGGPRELVGHPWSTAAFTPYELKTGRAPRTADEIVVSGDWAKPGERVRTDRGTVRVVGTVAGRGFENAVFYTDARAAELSPRSVQLVVDADAAAVRDVVRGSGVQMLTGDARRYADADPDRDSEALTAMNALFGTAGGVTGFVSVFVVASTFAFAVAQRRREFGLLRTVGATSGQIRRMVFAEALVIGVLASAAGCVLGAYGAPWLAERVVDGGLAPGWFTIGDHTWPYHLAFWTGLFVALCGVVAASWRAGRTAPTEALREASVDTRTLTWGRGLCGAALLLTAAVTLGMALVSDPGDLLHRKTYISRTMLLITAIALLAPVLVRPLTHVLAWLPAQLPGVIGRLARENAATDVRRTAAVAAPVLVTVALAGSLLGATATLNEAKAAEIREQTAADFVIRAADGGSGFTPATVARLREVPGTVVSATSSSAVHTLEEGVALIKSEARAADPRTLAATTHLPVTAGNVRDLDDDSIIVNEEWERHTVGQHVNVWLGDGTKKSLRIAAVLSTGTGDNGVYVTPRNAPGATVDRVDVALAKGADRSAVARYLHASVHGTGAELLTKSQWIQASYPETNRTTRLGILLVLGIALLYTAISLTNTMIMATSDRPRTRDLASLRLAGTTKGQALRLVAAESLLVVTVGAVLGLMTTALNLLPIWTALTLLPAPAPLEIPWPALATTLTACALLAVLSALAAAGVALRRGAVGLAGVRE, from the coding sequence GTGCTGAGAATCGCCCTGCGCACACTGCGTACCCGCTGGACCGCCTTCGTCGGCAGCTTCGTCGCCCTCTCGCTGGGCGTCGCACTGATCGCCGTGATGGGCCTGGCCCTGGCCTCCTCGCTGGACGCCCCCGAACGCCGACCCGAGCGGTTCGCCGCGGCCCCGGTCGTCGTGCAGGGCACGGACACCCTGCGCGTACCCACCGCGAACGGCGACGAGACGCGCCAACTCGCGCATCCGCGTGCCGTACCGGACGAGGTCGTCGCGCGGCTGAAGGGGCTGGGGACGGTCGTCGAGGACCGGTCGTTTCCCGTAGTACGGGCCCGGGGCGGCCCCCGCGAACTGGTGGGCCATCCCTGGTCGACGGCGGCCTTCACCCCGTACGAGCTGAAGACGGGCCGCGCACCCCGCACCGCCGACGAGATCGTCGTCAGCGGCGACTGGGCGAAGCCCGGCGAGCGCGTACGGACCGACCGCGGCACCGTACGTGTCGTCGGCACCGTCGCCGGGCGCGGCTTCGAGAACGCCGTGTTCTACACCGACGCACGCGCCGCCGAACTGTCCCCGCGCAGCGTCCAGCTCGTCGTGGACGCGGACGCGGCGGCGGTACGCGACGTGGTGCGCGGCAGTGGCGTACAGATGCTCACCGGGGACGCGCGCCGTTACGCCGATGCCGATCCCGACCGGGACAGCGAGGCGCTGACCGCGATGAACGCCCTGTTCGGCACGGCGGGCGGGGTCACCGGCTTCGTGTCGGTGTTCGTGGTGGCGTCCACCTTCGCGTTCGCGGTGGCCCAACGACGCCGGGAGTTCGGGCTGTTGCGCACCGTCGGGGCGACCTCCGGCCAGATCCGGCGCATGGTCTTCGCGGAGGCCCTCGTGATCGGTGTGCTCGCTTCGGCCGCCGGGTGCGTGCTCGGGGCGTACGGTGCGCCGTGGCTCGCCGAGAGGGTGGTCGACGGCGGGCTCGCACCGGGCTGGTTCACGATCGGCGATCACACCTGGCCGTACCACCTGGCTTTCTGGACAGGCCTGTTCGTCGCACTGTGCGGAGTGGTGGCCGCTTCCTGGCGGGCCGGGAGGACCGCGCCGACCGAGGCGCTGCGCGAGGCGTCCGTCGATACGAGGACGCTGACGTGGGGCCGCGGGCTGTGCGGCGCGGCACTGCTGCTGACCGCCGCCGTGACGCTGGGCATGGCCCTGGTCAGCGACCCGGGCGACCTGCTGCACCGCAAGACGTACATCAGCCGCACCATGCTGCTGATCACCGCGATCGCCCTGCTCGCCCCGGTCCTGGTGCGTCCGCTGACCCACGTGCTCGCCTGGCTCCCGGCCCAACTGCCGGGCGTGATCGGCAGGTTGGCACGCGAGAACGCCGCCACGGACGTACGCCGCACCGCCGCCGTCGCCGCCCCCGTCCTGGTCACGGTCGCGCTGGCCGGCTCCCTGCTCGGCGCCACCGCCACCCTGAACGAGGCGAAGGCCGCCGAGATCCGTGAGCAGACGGCCGCCGACTTCGTGATCAGGGCTGCGGACGGCGGCTCGGGCTTCACTCCGGCGACGGTGGCGCGCCTGCGCGAGGTGCCCGGAACCGTGGTCTCCGCGACCTCGTCGAGCGCCGTGCACACGCTGGAGGAGGGCGTGGCCCTCATCAAGTCCGAGGCCCGCGCCGCCGATCCGCGTACGCTCGCCGCGACCACCCACCTCCCGGTCACGGCCGGCAACGTCCGCGACCTCGACGACGACTCGATCATCGTCAACGAGGAGTGGGAGAGGCACACGGTCGGACAGCACGTGAACGTCTGGCTCGGCGACGGCACGAAGAAGTCCCTACGGATCGCCGCCGTACTGTCCACCGGCACGGGCGACAACGGCGTGTACGTCACGCCACGCAACGCTCCGGGCGCGACGGTCGACCGAGTGGACGTGGCCCTCGCGAAGGGCGCCGACAGATCCGCGGTGGCGAGGTACCTGCACGCGTCGGTGCACGGCACGGGCGCCGAGCTCCTCACCAAGTCCCAGTGGATCCAGGCGAGTTACCCCGAAACCAACCGCACGACCCGACTCGGCATCCTCCTGGTTCTCGGCATCGCCTTGCTCTACACGGCCATCTCCCTCACGAACACCATGATCATGGCCACCTCAGACCGCCCCCGCACCCGCGACCTGGCCTCCCTACGCCTGGCCGGCACCACCAAGGGCCAGGCCCTGCGCCTGGTCGCCGCCGAATCCCTGCTGGTGGTAACGGTAGGAGCCGTACTCGGCCTCATGACCACAGCCCTGAACCTGCTCCCGATATGGACCGCCCTGACCCTCCTGCCGGCCCCCGCCCCGCTCGAGATCCCCTGGCCGGCACTCGCCACAACGCTCACGGCGTGCGCACTCCTCGCCGTGCTCTCGGCCCTCGCCGCCGCGGGGGTCGCTTTGCGGCGGGGGGCGGTGGGATTGGCGGGCGTGCGCGAGTGA
- a CDS encoding GNAT family N-acetyltransferase translates to MNIRRVPFDHPDAVKLNDQVQAEYAVRYDDEGDVTPLDPSMFEPPLGLYLIAYDAQDRPVATGGWRSQNANDEGYSDGDAEIKRMYVIEEARGNGLARRILAALEDDARAAGRTRMVLETGTKQPEAIALYTSSGYEPCVKFGHYRFHDLSRCFAKPL, encoded by the coding sequence ATGAATATACGCCGCGTCCCCTTCGACCACCCTGACGCCGTCAAGCTGAACGACCAGGTCCAGGCCGAGTACGCCGTGCGTTACGACGACGAGGGTGACGTAACTCCTCTCGATCCGTCGATGTTCGAGCCGCCGCTCGGCCTGTACCTCATCGCGTACGACGCGCAGGACCGGCCGGTGGCCACGGGCGGCTGGCGTTCCCAGAACGCGAACGACGAGGGCTACTCGGACGGGGACGCGGAGATCAAGCGCATGTACGTGATCGAGGAGGCGCGCGGCAACGGTCTCGCCCGTCGCATCCTCGCGGCCCTGGAGGACGACGCCCGCGCGGCCGGCCGTACCCGCATGGTCCTGGAAACGGGCACGAAGCAGCCGGAGGCGATCGCCCTCTACACGTCCAGCGGCTACGAACCCTGCGTCAAGTTCGGCCATTACCGCTTCCACGACTTGAGCAGGTGCTTCGCAAAGCCGCTGTGA
- a CDS encoding sensor histidine kinase, with product MTRPGYLLSAWPWRSVGYLVTGAITGAAALVAIVTLAAVGGVLAVVLVGLPLLVGVALAGLPVGRVERLRLRLVDLEPVPEQHRVPAEPGLWAWLVTRLRERATWRELGYALLFAGLLWPVDVLVLTVALLFPMSMTATPLLMATVGDGHEAKVLKQWTVTGWPTAFGVAVLGLVLLGLCAYVLGVAAGARAALTRLLIASREGDLDARVVELARSRVRLVDAFEAERRRIERDLHDGAQQRLVSLTMSLGLARLDAPPGPLADQLAKAHDEAGKALAELRELIHGIHPQVLADYGLQAAVADAADRCVTPVDVSLELPGRLPQAVEAAAYFVVCEALANVDKHSAAGRAEVGGGHRDGRLVLEIRDDGRGGADAGSGSGLTGLADRVSVMDGRLSLSSPPGGPTLLRVEIPCQLTEPCV from the coding sequence ATGACCAGGCCCGGCTACCTCCTGTCGGCGTGGCCCTGGCGCTCGGTCGGCTACCTGGTCACCGGTGCCATCACCGGTGCCGCCGCCCTGGTGGCGATCGTGACGCTCGCGGCGGTCGGCGGCGTACTCGCCGTCGTCCTGGTGGGGTTGCCCCTGCTGGTCGGTGTGGCCCTGGCCGGTCTGCCGGTGGGCCGTGTCGAGCGGCTCAGGCTGCGGCTGGTCGATCTGGAGCCGGTGCCGGAGCAGCACCGGGTGCCCGCCGAACCCGGTCTGTGGGCCTGGCTGGTGACACGGTTGCGGGAGCGGGCGACCTGGCGGGAGCTCGGGTACGCACTCCTGTTCGCGGGGCTGCTGTGGCCGGTGGACGTCCTGGTGCTCACGGTCGCGCTGCTGTTTCCGATGTCCATGACGGCAACTCCCTTGCTGATGGCGACAGTTGGCGACGGCCACGAGGCGAAGGTGCTCAAGCAGTGGACGGTCACCGGCTGGCCGACTGCCTTCGGCGTCGCCGTCCTCGGGCTCGTGCTGCTGGGCCTGTGCGCGTACGTTCTCGGCGTCGCGGCCGGCGCGCGGGCCGCGCTGACCCGTCTGCTGATCGCCTCCCGCGAGGGCGACCTGGATGCGCGGGTCGTCGAACTGGCGCGTTCCCGCGTCCGGTTGGTGGACGCCTTCGAGGCGGAGCGGCGGCGTATCGAGCGCGATCTGCACGACGGGGCGCAACAGCGCCTCGTCTCCCTGACGATGAGCCTCGGCCTTGCCCGCCTCGACGCCCCGCCCGGCCCCCTCGCCGACCAGCTCGCCAAGGCGCACGACGAGGCGGGCAAGGCACTCGCCGAGCTGCGCGAACTCATCCACGGCATCCATCCGCAGGTCCTCGCGGACTACGGACTCCAGGCGGCCGTCGCGGACGCCGCCGACCGCTGCGTAACCCCCGTGGACGTGAGCCTGGAGCTGCCCGGGCGCCTGCCCCAAGCGGTGGAGGCAGCCGCGTACTTCGTGGTGTGCGAGGCCCTCGCCAACGTCGACAAGCACAGTGCGGCCGGCCGTGCCGAGGTCGGTGGCGGTCATCGCGACGGGCGGCTGGTCCTGGAGATACGCGACGACGGGCGGGGCGGCGCGGATGCCGGGAGCGGCAGCGGGCTGACCGGACTCGCGGACCGGGTGTCAGTAATGGATGGCAGACTTTCCCTGTCCAGCCCACCCGGCGGACCGACCTTGTTGCGCGTGGAGATCCCTTGTCAGCTGACCGAGCCCTGCGTGTAG
- the moaC gene encoding cyclic pyranopterin monophosphate synthase MoaC: MSTNDRLTHIDEAGAARMVDVSGKDVTARTARASGRVLVSPRVVELLRGEGLPKGDALATARIAGIMGAKRTPDLIPLCHPLSVSGVKIDLSVAEDAVEILATVKTTDRTGVEMEALTAVSVAALTVIDMVKAVDKGAVITDVRVEEKTGGKSGDWSRT, translated from the coding sequence ATGAGTACCAACGACCGACTGACCCACATCGACGAGGCGGGCGCCGCCCGCATGGTCGACGTGTCCGGGAAGGACGTGACCGCGCGCACCGCCCGCGCCAGCGGCCGGGTCCTGGTCTCGCCCCGGGTGGTCGAGCTGCTGCGCGGCGAGGGCCTCCCCAAGGGCGACGCACTGGCCACCGCGCGCATCGCGGGCATCATGGGCGCCAAGCGCACACCGGACCTGATTCCGCTGTGCCACCCGTTGTCGGTGTCGGGTGTCAAGATTGATCTGTCGGTCGCGGAAGACGCCGTCGAGATCCTGGCCACCGTGAAGACCACCGACCGTACGGGGGTGGAGATGGAGGCCCTCACCGCGGTCAGCGTGGCGGCTCTCACCGTGATCGACATGGTCAAGGCGGTCGACAAGGGGGCGGTCATCACGGACGTACGCGTCGAGGAGAAGACGGGCGGCAAGTCGGGCGACTGGAGCCGGACATGA
- a CDS encoding exodeoxyribonuclease III, with the protein MTSVNVNGLRAAAKKGFVEWLAGTSADVLCLQEVRAEPPQLPEGIRQPDSWHVVHAPAAAKGRAGVSVYTRREPDRIQVGFGSAEFDGSGRYVEVDLPGVTVASLYLPSGEVGTERQDEKIRFMGEFLAYLKALKERAAAGGREVVVCGDWNIAHQEADLKNWRGNRKNSGFLPEEREWLTTVFDETEGGYVDVVRALHPDVEGPYTWWSYRGRAFDNDTGWRIDYQVTTPGLAAKAVKGYVERAATHAERWSDHAPVTVVYNL; encoded by the coding sequence GTGACCTCTGTGAATGTGAACGGGCTTCGGGCCGCCGCGAAGAAGGGCTTCGTGGAGTGGCTCGCGGGCACCTCCGCCGATGTGCTGTGCCTCCAGGAGGTGCGGGCCGAGCCGCCGCAGCTGCCCGAGGGCATTCGGCAGCCGGACAGCTGGCATGTCGTGCACGCGCCTGCCGCCGCCAAGGGGCGTGCGGGGGTGTCCGTCTATACGCGGCGCGAGCCCGATCGCATCCAAGTCGGCTTCGGCTCCGCCGAGTTCGACGGCAGCGGCCGGTACGTCGAGGTCGATCTGCCCGGCGTCACGGTCGCCTCCCTCTATCTGCCGTCCGGCGAGGTCGGGACCGAGCGGCAGGACGAGAAGATCCGGTTCATGGGGGAGTTCCTCGCCTATCTGAAGGCGCTCAAGGAGCGTGCCGCCGCCGGTGGTCGCGAGGTCGTCGTCTGCGGCGACTGGAACATCGCCCACCAGGAGGCCGACCTCAAGAACTGGCGCGGCAACAGGAAGAACTCGGGGTTCCTGCCGGAGGAGCGCGAGTGGCTCACGACGGTCTTCGACGAGACGGAGGGCGGGTACGTGGATGTCGTACGGGCCCTGCATCCGGACGTCGAAGGGCCGTACACGTGGTGGTCCTACCGTGGGCGCGCTTTCGACAATGACACTGGTTGGCGCATCGACTATCAGGTCACGACGCCGGGGCTCGCGGCCAAGGCTGTCAAGGGGTACGTGGAGCGGGCGGCCACGCATGCGGAGCGGTGGTCGGACCACGCGCCCGTGACCGTCGTCTACAACCTTTAG